One segment of Platichthys flesus chromosome 15, fPlaFle2.1, whole genome shotgun sequence DNA contains the following:
- the LOC133969158 gene encoding cornifelin homolog B-like, with translation MSRMVVNQPQPVMESRESDEWGSGICDCCQDVPECCFAFWCCPCFACITTRDYGQCLCLPLLDMFGLIPPAAMSMRVSMRQRYGIKDTMCRDCLFSTFCNPCSWCQMSREMKKRNISVLLVGAKHT, from the exons ATGTCGCGGATGGTGGTGAACCAGCCGCAGCCTGTGATGGAATCCAGGGAGTCGGACGAGTGGGGATCAGGGATCTGTGACTGCTGCCAGGACGTCCCTGAGT gctgTTTTGCTTTCTGGTGCTGTCCCTGCTTCGCCTGCATCACCACCAGGGACTACGGgcagtgtctctgtctccccctgctggacatGTTTGGTCTCATCCCGCCCGCCGCCATGTCCATGAGAGTCTCCATGCGGCAGAGATACGGAATCAAA GACACCATGTGCAGGGACTGCTTGTTCTCCACCTTCTGCAACCCCTGCAGCTGGTGCCAGATGTccagagagatgaagaagaggaacatCTCGGTCCTTCTGGTCGGAGCCAAACACACATGA